The following are encoded together in the Kribbella voronezhensis genome:
- a CDS encoding endonuclease/exonuclease/phosphatase family protein, whose protein sequence is MTERPSLRVLSYNVHRWGDDREALARVVRACAPDIALIQEAPTWWGTRRKREAMAATFGLRYVAASARNAVLVADSTDFASPSQWRVWRPFVRRRLRFIATQLPGGAVGGRTKLGELELALIVCHLGLHIRGRQHELDQVLRGCKSFGLPYLLVGDLNEEPGGPVWDRLAAEGLTDLGVDAGPTFHSDNPVKRIDGAMLSPGLAGRVIPLDSVEGVTRADLAAGSDHLPMLVELTLP, encoded by the coding sequence ATGACGGAGCGCCCGTCGCTGCGGGTGCTGTCGTACAACGTGCACCGCTGGGGCGATGATCGCGAGGCGCTGGCCCGGGTGGTTCGCGCCTGCGCACCCGACATCGCGTTGATCCAGGAAGCGCCGACCTGGTGGGGGACGCGCCGCAAGCGGGAGGCGATGGCGGCGACCTTCGGACTCCGGTACGTCGCGGCGTCGGCCCGCAACGCCGTACTGGTTGCCGACAGCACCGATTTCGCCAGTCCTTCGCAGTGGCGGGTCTGGCGGCCGTTCGTCCGCCGGCGGTTGCGGTTCATCGCGACCCAGCTCCCCGGTGGTGCCGTCGGTGGCCGGACCAAGCTCGGTGAGCTCGAACTGGCGCTGATCGTCTGCCACCTCGGCCTGCACATCCGTGGTCGCCAGCACGAACTCGACCAGGTACTGCGAGGGTGCAAGTCGTTCGGCCTGCCCTACCTGCTCGTCGGCGACCTCAACGAGGAACCAGGCGGCCCCGTCTGGGACCGGCTGGCCGCCGAAGGCCTGACCGACCTCGGCGTCGACGCCGGCCCGACCTTCCACTCGGACAACCCGGTCAAGCGCATCGACGGCGCCATGCTGTCGCCGGGCCTCGCCGGCCGAGTGATCCCACTCGACTCTGTCGAAGGCGTCACCCGCGCCGACCTGGCCGCGGGCTCCGACCACCTCCCGATGCTGGTCGAACTCACCCTTCCGTGA
- a CDS encoding lysophospholipid acyltransferase family protein, with protein MLYLFLRRFFVGPIVKLLFRPKVSGLENVPATGPALLVSNHLAFMDSVFLPVAVPRQIVFPAKSEYFTAPGLKGKLVATFFRSVGQIPIDRSGGRASLAALNTGLEILAKGELFGIYPEGTRSPDGRLYKGKTGVARMAIVAGVPVIPVAMIDTEKMNPPGTVWPQWLIREPGRRLPRLIRPGVAIGKPLDFSRYEGMERDRFVLRSVTDEIMYALMELSGQEYVDIYADKAKELIKAGEIVENHVKPRIDDTKAS; from the coding sequence ATGCTGTACCTGTTCCTCAGGCGATTCTTCGTCGGACCGATTGTGAAGCTGCTCTTCCGTCCCAAGGTCAGCGGGCTGGAGAACGTTCCGGCGACCGGACCGGCGCTGCTGGTCAGCAATCATCTGGCTTTCATGGACTCGGTGTTCCTGCCGGTGGCGGTACCGCGGCAGATCGTCTTCCCGGCCAAGTCGGAGTACTTCACCGCGCCCGGTCTCAAGGGCAAGCTGGTGGCGACCTTCTTCCGGTCCGTCGGCCAGATCCCGATCGACCGCTCCGGCGGCCGTGCCTCGCTGGCCGCGCTGAACACCGGCCTGGAGATCCTCGCCAAAGGTGAACTGTTCGGCATCTACCCCGAAGGCACCCGGTCGCCCGACGGCCGGCTGTACAAGGGCAAGACCGGCGTCGCCCGGATGGCGATCGTGGCCGGCGTGCCGGTGATCCCGGTCGCGATGATCGACACCGAGAAGATGAACCCGCCCGGCACCGTCTGGCCGCAGTGGCTGATCCGTGAGCCGGGCCGCCGGCTGCCGCGCCTGATCCGCCCCGGCGTCGCGATCGGTAAGCCGCTGGACTTCTCCCGGTACGAGGGCATGGAGCGGGACCGGTTCGTACTCCGTTCGGTCACCGACGAGATCATGTACGCACTGATGGAGCTGTCAGGCCAGGAGTACGTCGACATCTACGCCGACAAGGCCAAGGAACTGATCAAGGCGGGCGAGATCGTGGAGAACCACGTCAAGCCGCGGATCGACGACACGAAGGCCTCCTGA
- a CDS encoding phytanoyl-CoA dioxygenase family protein: MRTTFREQGFLVVPNVLTEDQLATGRMLVAAELEKHPPEPGHVGFHFAWPRFEDGGHPLLELYREAVAPLAAELVRPEFGVDDPDFAQIATTIPPWSHRPGAPHVDGVTPLAPDGTPYTFSLLAGIWLTDQQEEYHGNLHVWPGTHRRFGEYLAEHGADALAELSKDTSGAPYPKIELGEQVQATGPAGSVLFAHYLLGHNIGGNTGPERRETIYYRLQAHGHRDRWRDVVIDPLSEFTEG; encoded by the coding sequence ATGCGTACGACGTTTCGCGAGCAGGGCTTTCTGGTCGTTCCCAACGTTCTCACCGAGGATCAACTGGCGACGGGCCGGATGCTGGTGGCGGCGGAGTTGGAGAAGCACCCACCCGAGCCGGGCCACGTCGGCTTTCATTTCGCCTGGCCCCGGTTCGAGGACGGCGGGCATCCGCTGCTCGAGCTCTACCGTGAGGCCGTCGCACCGCTGGCGGCCGAGCTGGTGCGGCCGGAGTTCGGCGTCGACGACCCCGACTTCGCCCAGATCGCGACGACGATTCCGCCTTGGTCGCACCGGCCGGGAGCACCGCACGTGGACGGTGTGACTCCGCTCGCGCCGGACGGTACGCCGTACACGTTCTCACTGCTCGCCGGGATCTGGCTGACCGACCAGCAGGAGGAGTACCACGGGAACCTGCACGTCTGGCCGGGCACGCATCGCCGGTTCGGGGAGTATCTGGCCGAGCACGGCGCCGATGCCCTGGCCGAGCTGTCGAAGGACACGAGCGGCGCGCCGTACCCGAAGATCGAACTGGGCGAGCAGGTGCAGGCGACCGGCCCGGCCGGAAGTGTGTTGTTCGCGCATTACCTGCTGGGGCACAACATCGGCGGCAACACCGGCCCGGAACGACGAGAGACGATCTACTACCGGCTGCAGGCCCACGGGCACCGCGACCGGTGGCGCGACGTAGTGATCGACCCGTTGAGCGAGTTCACGGAAGGGTGA
- a CDS encoding SDR family oxidoreductase, whose protein sequence is MSESRRPVALVTGVGRRAGIGAGIAAGLAATGWDVAFSYLTGYDARMPWGADAEARAETTAVLKGYGARVLAVEADLQDVEAPAALIGKVRNELGPVRALVMVHAESVDSSILDTTVESFDRHFAVNARAVWLLIKAFAEQYDEPFGAGRIIALTSDHTTHNLPYGASKGALDRITLAAAEELKELGVTANVVNPGPIDTGWMSPEIKQLGIAATALGRLGTPQDTANLISFLCSERGGWMNGQLLYSNGGFRP, encoded by the coding sequence ATGAGTGAATCGAGGCGACCGGTGGCGCTGGTGACCGGAGTCGGACGGCGGGCCGGGATCGGGGCGGGGATCGCGGCGGGTCTGGCGGCCACTGGGTGGGATGTCGCCTTCAGCTACCTGACCGGGTACGACGCGCGGATGCCGTGGGGAGCCGACGCGGAAGCTCGGGCGGAGACCACGGCGGTGCTCAAGGGGTACGGCGCGCGAGTGCTCGCTGTCGAGGCCGATCTCCAGGACGTCGAGGCGCCGGCCGCCTTGATCGGGAAGGTGCGGAACGAGCTCGGGCCGGTGCGAGCGTTGGTGATGGTGCACGCCGAGAGTGTCGACAGCAGCATCCTCGATACCACCGTCGAGAGTTTCGACCGCCACTTCGCGGTCAACGCGCGGGCGGTCTGGCTGCTGATCAAGGCGTTCGCGGAGCAGTACGACGAGCCGTTCGGGGCGGGCCGGATCATCGCGCTGACCAGTGACCACACCACGCACAACCTGCCGTACGGCGCCAGCAAGGGGGCGCTGGACAGGATCACCCTGGCGGCCGCCGAGGAGCTGAAGGAACTCGGTGTCACGGCCAACGTCGTCAACCCCGGTCCGATCGACACCGGCTGGATGTCGCCGGAGATCAAGCAACTGGGGATCGCCGCCACCGCCCTGGGGCGCCTCGGCACCCCACAGGACACCGCGAACCTCATCAGCTTCCTCTGCTCGGAGCGAGGTGGCTGGATGAACGGCCAGTTGCTCTACAGCAACGGCGGATTCAGGCCGTAG
- a CDS encoding threonine aldolase family protein produces MIDLRSDTVTRPSAGMLAAMTSAPLGDDVYGEDPTVTELEETVAGLLGHEAGLFTVTGSLANILGVRALVAPGSEVLCEASAHIARAELGAHAAISGITTRTWSAPGGQIDLDQIRALIAPDLGPYFVTTSAVSVENTHNFGGGTIQTAYDALADELDALGMPLHLDGARLWNASVASGVPMSAFGSRAAAASVCLSKGLGAPVGSVLVGSAELIREARVWRKRLGAGWRQAGVLAGAGLYAIRNNVERLAEDHAHAREIAEILADAAPGSVKPDQVDTNIVVADLAATGKTVASVVAAAKAEGVLVGGVGVTQLRLVTHLDASAEACRTAAETIARLLH; encoded by the coding sequence GTGATCGATCTCCGCTCGGACACCGTGACCCGGCCGTCGGCGGGCATGCTGGCCGCGATGACGAGCGCTCCGCTCGGCGACGACGTGTACGGCGAGGATCCGACTGTCACCGAGCTCGAGGAGACCGTCGCCGGTCTGCTCGGGCACGAGGCCGGACTGTTCACCGTCACCGGGTCACTGGCGAACATCCTCGGCGTACGGGCGCTCGTTGCGCCCGGCTCCGAGGTGCTCTGCGAGGCCAGTGCGCACATCGCGCGGGCCGAGCTGGGCGCGCACGCGGCGATCAGCGGCATCACCACGCGCACGTGGAGCGCGCCGGGCGGGCAGATCGATCTCGACCAGATCCGCGCCCTGATCGCGCCCGATCTCGGCCCGTACTTCGTGACGACGTCGGCCGTCTCGGTCGAGAACACCCACAACTTCGGCGGCGGCACGATCCAGACGGCGTACGACGCTCTCGCGGACGAACTCGACGCGCTCGGGATGCCGCTGCACCTCGACGGCGCCCGGCTCTGGAACGCGTCGGTGGCGTCCGGCGTACCGATGTCGGCCTTCGGTTCACGGGCTGCGGCGGCGAGCGTCTGCCTGTCGAAGGGTTTGGGTGCTCCGGTCGGGTCGGTGCTGGTGGGGTCGGCCGAGCTGATTCGGGAGGCGCGGGTCTGGCGCAAGCGGCTGGGTGCCGGTTGGCGGCAGGCCGGCGTACTGGCTGGTGCGGGTCTTTATGCGATCCGGAACAACGTCGAGCGGCTGGCCGAGGATCATGCGCACGCGCGGGAGATCGCCGAGATCCTGGCCGACGCTGCCCCCGGTTCGGTCAAACCCGACCAGGTGGACACCAATATCGTCGTAGCCGACCTCGCCGCCACCGGCAAGACGGTCGCCTCAGTTGTCGCGGCTGCCAAGGCCGAAGGTGTCCTGGTCGGGGGAGTGGGAGTCACCCAACTCCGCCTGGTCACCCACCTGGACGCCTCAGCAGAAGCCTGCCGCACCGCCGCCGAAACCATCGCCCGCCTCCTCCACTGA
- a CDS encoding ribose-phosphate diphosphokinase, which produces MREIVVFSGSAHTGLADRICADLGVELSPVEIHRFSNDCLQVQLQVNCRQRDVYIVQPLVPPTQEHLMELLLMIDAARGASAEQITAVMPHYAYARSDKKDASRISIGGRLVADLLVAAGVDRVLTMALHAPQVHGFFSVPVDHLTAIGVLADHFRSADLTNTVVVSPDLGNAKTATQFARLLGLPVAAGSKQRLADDRVVIDAIVGDVAGKRAIILDDEIATGGSIIELLDRLKDLGCTEAAVATTHGLFAGKAVERLRSHPSITEVISTDTVPRPDGFPELQVSSVSGLFAAAIQRIHDGESVSSLFDGVDPTHAPPQPKLPF; this is translated from the coding sequence GTGCGAGAGATCGTCGTGTTCAGCGGGAGTGCCCATACCGGTCTGGCCGACCGGATCTGCGCCGATCTCGGCGTCGAGCTGTCGCCGGTGGAGATTCATCGCTTCAGCAACGACTGCCTGCAGGTCCAGTTGCAGGTGAACTGCCGGCAGCGTGACGTGTACATCGTCCAGCCGCTGGTGCCGCCGACCCAGGAGCACCTGATGGAGCTGCTGCTGATGATCGACGCGGCCCGGGGTGCCTCCGCGGAGCAGATCACCGCGGTGATGCCGCACTACGCGTACGCACGCTCCGACAAGAAGGACGCCTCCCGGATCTCGATCGGCGGCCGGCTCGTAGCGGACCTCCTGGTCGCAGCCGGAGTCGACCGGGTGCTGACGATGGCGCTGCACGCGCCGCAGGTGCACGGGTTCTTCTCGGTGCCGGTCGATCACCTGACCGCGATCGGCGTACTGGCTGATCATTTCCGCTCGGCCGACCTGACCAACACCGTCGTGGTGAGCCCGGACCTGGGGAACGCGAAGACCGCGACCCAGTTCGCCCGGCTGCTCGGCCTTCCGGTCGCGGCGGGTTCGAAGCAGCGGCTGGCCGACGACCGGGTGGTGATCGACGCGATCGTCGGCGACGTGGCCGGCAAACGGGCGATCATCCTCGACGACGAGATCGCCACCGGCGGCTCGATCATCGAACTCCTCGACCGGCTGAAAGACCTCGGCTGCACCGAAGCCGCCGTCGCCACCACGCACGGCTTGTTCGCGGGCAAGGCGGTCGAGCGGCTCCGCTCACACCCGTCGATCACGGAAGTGATCAGCACCGACACCGTGCCCCGCCCCGACGGCTTCCCCGAACTCCAGGTCAGCTCCGTCTCCGGCCTCTTCGCCGCCGCCATCCAGCGCATCCACGACGGCGAATCCGTCAGCAGCCTCTTCGACGGCGTAGACCCCACCCACGCCCCACCCCAACCCAAACTCCCGTTCTAG
- a CDS encoding class II 3-deoxy-7-phosphoheptulonate synthase has protein sequence MQFATLSSALVPGVPSLEELRALKPLQQPEWPDAEVLEDVIGQLRKLPPLVFAGECDDLTTKIGAVARGEAFLLQGGDCAETFDGVTAENIRAKLRVLLQMAVVLQYAASVPVVKVGRIAGQYAKPRSSGDETRDGVTLPSYRGDAVNGLEFTEESRIPDPQRLRGVYNAAAATLNLTRAFTTGGYADLHQVHAWNTDFVKSSPVGRRYEQLASEIERALAFMRACGATADEFKTVDFYASHEALILEYEHALTRIDSRTEQPYDVSGHLLWVGERTRQLDGAHVEFLASLSNPLGVKIGPTTTPEYIRALIDKLNPKGIEGRLTFITRMGAGKIRDGLPPLLEAVRDHGSPIAWVCDPMHGNTYETPNGYKTRNFDDVINEVQGFFDAHEQVGTWPGGMHIELTGDDVTECLGGGEELVAEDLVNRYETACDPRLNRHQSLELAFLVAERLRGAQA, from the coding sequence ATGCAATTCGCGACGTTGAGTTCTGCGCTGGTGCCTGGGGTTCCGAGTCTGGAGGAGCTGCGGGCGCTCAAGCCGCTGCAGCAGCCGGAGTGGCCGGACGCGGAGGTGCTCGAGGATGTGATCGGGCAGCTCAGGAAGTTGCCGCCGCTGGTGTTCGCCGGTGAGTGCGACGACCTGACCACCAAGATCGGGGCGGTCGCGCGCGGCGAGGCGTTCCTGCTCCAGGGCGGCGACTGCGCCGAGACCTTCGACGGGGTCACCGCGGAGAACATCCGGGCCAAGCTCCGGGTGCTGCTGCAGATGGCCGTCGTTCTGCAGTACGCCGCGAGTGTGCCGGTGGTGAAGGTCGGCCGGATCGCCGGGCAGTACGCGAAGCCGCGGAGCAGCGGCGACGAGACCCGCGACGGGGTCACCCTGCCGTCGTACCGGGGTGACGCGGTCAACGGGCTGGAGTTCACCGAGGAGTCGCGGATCCCGGACCCGCAGCGGCTTCGGGGTGTTTACAACGCGGCCGCCGCGACGCTGAACCTGACGCGCGCGTTCACCACCGGTGGGTACGCCGACCTGCACCAGGTGCACGCCTGGAACACCGACTTCGTGAAGTCCTCGCCGGTCGGACGTCGCTACGAGCAGCTCGCCTCCGAGATCGAGCGCGCGCTCGCCTTCATGCGGGCCTGCGGAGCGACCGCGGACGAGTTCAAGACGGTCGACTTCTACGCCTCGCACGAAGCCCTCATCCTCGAGTACGAACACGCCCTGACCCGGATCGACTCGCGCACCGAGCAGCCGTACGACGTGTCCGGTCACCTGCTCTGGGTGGGGGAGCGGACCCGCCAGCTGGACGGCGCGCACGTGGAGTTCCTGGCCTCGCTGTCGAACCCGCTCGGGGTGAAGATCGGGCCGACCACGACCCCGGAGTACATCCGCGCCCTGATCGACAAGCTGAACCCGAAGGGCATCGAGGGCCGGCTGACCTTCATCACCCGGATGGGCGCGGGCAAGATCCGCGACGGGCTGCCGCCGCTGCTGGAGGCGGTCCGCGATCACGGTTCGCCGATCGCGTGGGTGTGCGACCCGATGCACGGCAACACCTACGAGACCCCGAACGGGTACAAGACGCGCAACTTCGACGACGTGATCAACGAGGTGCAGGGCTTCTTCGACGCCCACGAGCAGGTCGGCACCTGGCCGGGCGGTATGCACATCGAGCTCACCGGCGACGACGTCACCGAGTGCCTCGGCGGTGGCGAGGAGCTAGTGGCCGAGGATCTGGTCAACCGGTACGAAACGGCCTGCGACCCGCGGCTGAACAGGCACCAGTCGCTGGAGCTGGCATTCCTGGTCGCCGAGCGTCTGCGCGGCGCGCAGGCCTGA
- a CDS encoding ornithine cyclodeaminase: MQVTETVEITGHLMDTGLLSRVLDDIRGYGGDYTLDKFDLGYDKDDPSTVRMTVGAEDEESLQRLLMRIQTKGANLVHPGEPEISDVSQDGVFPDGFYSTTNLPTSVRLNGHWVSVQQPEMDCGLLVEGETVRTIPMSEVKVGMKIITSAQGVRVTPPLVETIEDAFGFMDSEVSSEKPQRVLVKQVADGMREAKANGQKVLWVGGPGIVHTGAAPAMVAIIEAGFVDILFAGNALATHDIESSLYGTSLGVDLARGRGVEHGHEHHIRAINTIRKAGSIADAVKQGVLTSGVMHSLVQNGKSFVLVGSVRDDGPLPDVYTDVLEGQRAMRAELEGVGYCLMAATMLHSVATGNILPASIPLTCVDINPATVTKLADRGSSQARGIVTDVGLFVEHLARELSPTYAGAN; the protein is encoded by the coding sequence GTGCAGGTCACCGAGACCGTCGAGATCACCGGCCACCTGATGGACACGGGACTGCTGTCCCGCGTCCTGGACGACATTCGCGGGTACGGCGGTGACTACACGCTGGACAAGTTCGACCTGGGCTACGACAAGGACGACCCGTCCACGGTCCGGATGACCGTCGGCGCCGAGGACGAGGAGTCGCTGCAGCGGCTGCTGATGCGGATCCAGACCAAGGGCGCGAACCTCGTGCACCCGGGCGAGCCGGAGATCTCCGACGTCAGCCAGGACGGTGTCTTCCCCGACGGGTTCTACTCGACCACGAACCTGCCGACCAGTGTCCGGCTCAACGGTCACTGGGTCTCGGTCCAGCAGCCGGAGATGGACTGCGGGCTGCTGGTCGAGGGCGAGACGGTCCGGACCATCCCGATGTCCGAGGTGAAGGTCGGGATGAAGATCATCACCAGCGCGCAGGGCGTCCGGGTGACGCCGCCGCTGGTCGAGACGATCGAGGACGCGTTCGGGTTCATGGACTCCGAGGTGTCCAGCGAGAAGCCGCAGCGGGTGCTGGTGAAGCAGGTCGCGGACGGGATGCGCGAGGCCAAGGCGAACGGCCAGAAGGTGCTCTGGGTGGGCGGCCCCGGCATCGTGCACACCGGCGCCGCGCCCGCCATGGTCGCCATCATCGAGGCCGGCTTCGTCGACATCCTGTTCGCCGGGAACGCGCTCGCGACGCACGACATCGAGTCCTCGCTGTACGGCACCTCGCTGGGCGTCGACCTCGCTCGCGGCCGCGGTGTCGAGCACGGGCACGAGCACCACATCCGCGCGATCAACACGATCCGCAAGGCCGGCTCGATCGCCGACGCGGTCAAGCAGGGGGTGCTGACCTCGGGCGTGATGCACTCACTGGTGCAGAACGGCAAGAGCTTCGTCCTGGTAGGTTCCGTCCGCGACGACGGACCGCTGCCGGACGTCTACACCGACGTCCTGGAAGGCCAGCGGGCGATGCGCGCCGAACTCGAAGGTGTCGGCTACTGCCTGATGGCGGCGACCATGCTGCACTCGGTTGCCACCGGCAACATCCTGCCGGCGTCGATCCCGCTCACCTGCGTGGACATCAACCCGGCCACGGTCACCAAGCTCGCCGACCGCGGCTCGTCCCAGGCCCGCGGCATCGTCACCGACGTCGGCCTGTTCGTCGAGCACCTCGCCCGCGAACTCTCCCCGACGTACGCCGGCGCCAACTGA
- a CDS encoding DUF2237 family protein has protein sequence MDSELNVLGGALEECGTDPLTGFFRDGCCSTGPEDLGSHTVCAVVTTEFLAHQQSVGNDLTTPRPELSFPGLQPGDRWCVVAVRWLQAYHAGAAAPVVLASTHARALETIPLSVLRAHAVDVPADPSSLG, from the coding sequence ATGGACAGCGAGCTGAACGTGCTCGGCGGGGCACTGGAGGAATGCGGGACCGATCCGCTCACCGGGTTCTTCCGCGACGGCTGCTGCAGCACCGGACCCGAGGACCTCGGCAGTCATACGGTCTGCGCGGTGGTGACGACCGAGTTCCTGGCGCACCAGCAGTCCGTCGGCAACGACCTGACCACGCCGCGGCCCGAGCTGAGCTTCCCCGGGTTGCAGCCGGGCGACCGGTGGTGCGTGGTGGCGGTCCGCTGGCTGCAGGCGTACCACGCCGGCGCCGCGGCACCCGTAGTACTGGCCTCCACGCACGCTCGCGCCCTCGAGACGATCCCTCTGTCGGTCCTGCGGGCCCACGCCGTCGACGTACCAGCGGACCCCAGCTCGCTCGGGTGA
- a CDS encoding VOC family protein: MALRTKANWFGVALNSPDPQKLGRFYQRLLDWTLYADEPDWVTLAPDKKTGYNLAFQREELYERPVWPAEKGKPQMMMHLDIAVDDLQQAVAHALEAGAELAEFQPQDDVRVMLDPDGHPFCLYLDSDD; the protein is encoded by the coding sequence ATGGCACTGAGAACGAAAGCGAACTGGTTCGGCGTCGCGCTCAACTCGCCGGACCCACAGAAGCTGGGACGGTTCTACCAGCGGCTCCTCGACTGGACGCTGTACGCCGACGAGCCCGACTGGGTGACACTCGCCCCGGACAAGAAGACCGGCTACAACCTCGCCTTCCAGCGGGAAGAGCTCTACGAGCGACCGGTGTGGCCCGCCGAGAAGGGGAAGCCGCAGATGATGATGCACCTCGACATCGCGGTCGACGATCTGCAGCAGGCGGTCGCGCACGCGCTCGAGGCCGGCGCCGAGCTGGCGGAGTTCCAGCCGCAGGACGACGTCCGGGTGATGCTGGATCCGGACGGGCATCCGTTCTGCCTGTATCTGGATTCGGACGACTAG
- a CDS encoding enoyl-CoA hydratase-related protein — protein MTELVHLAVAEGVATITLDSPHNKNALSQQLTGELLAHLESAGADEAVRVIVVRSALDVFCSGADLSEATSVGMGVGAQRMVDVQRAIVANPKPVVARVAGPVRAGGIGIVAAADISVAAESTTYALTEVRLGLAAATISLTVIPRLTDRAAALTFLTGNTFDGTEAARLGLVTQAVPDDDLDTAVAGIVSSLLKGAPQGLRETKKLLTRELLADIDARGTDLAELSASLFGSPAAQEAMLAFLSRKKK, from the coding sequence ATGACCGAACTGGTGCACCTGGCTGTGGCCGAAGGCGTCGCGACGATCACGCTCGACTCGCCGCACAACAAGAACGCGCTCTCGCAGCAACTGACGGGTGAACTGCTGGCCCACCTGGAGTCCGCGGGCGCCGACGAGGCCGTCCGGGTCATCGTGGTGCGCTCGGCGCTGGATGTGTTCTGCTCGGGTGCCGACCTGTCCGAGGCGACCTCGGTCGGGATGGGCGTCGGCGCGCAACGGATGGTCGACGTCCAGCGCGCGATCGTGGCCAACCCGAAGCCGGTCGTCGCCCGGGTCGCGGGTCCGGTCCGGGCCGGCGGCATCGGGATCGTCGCCGCGGCCGACATCAGCGTGGCCGCCGAGAGTACGACGTACGCGCTGACCGAGGTGCGCCTCGGGCTGGCGGCCGCGACGATCTCGCTGACCGTCATCCCTCGCCTGACCGACCGGGCCGCCGCCCTCACCTTCCTCACCGGCAACACCTTCGACGGCACCGAAGCCGCCCGCCTCGGCCTGGTCACCCAGGCGGTCCCCGACGACGACCTCGACACCGCCGTCGCCGGCATCGTGTCCTCGCTGCTGAAGGGCGCGCCGCAAGGCCTCCGGGAGACCAAGAAACTCCTCACCCGCGAACTCCTCGCCGACATCGATGCCCGCGGCACCGACCTCGCCGAGCTCTCGGCGTCTCTGTTCGGCTCCCCCGCCGCCCAGGAAGCCATGCTCGCCTTCCTCAGCCGCAAGAAGAAGTGA
- a CDS encoding alpha/beta hydrolase, with product MPVQAHAEEFRSPGSGGGAGTGILLSHGFTGSPRSMRPFAEHLAAEGYGVAVPRLPGHGTDWREMNTTRWQDWYAVLDNELERLRKEHDQVFVAGLSMGGCLVLRLAEQHGADISGVILVNPSVRTDDKRLVLLPALQRLVPSFPGISNDIKKPGVDEGAYDRMPLKALYSLSQLWRVTRDDLAKVTQPVLLFRSTVDHVVEPSSGRAILSAISSRDVTETLLEDSYHVATLDNDAPRIFADTSAFISRLTAARPAADA from the coding sequence GTGCCAGTGCAAGCCCACGCGGAGGAGTTCCGCAGCCCCGGTTCCGGCGGAGGAGCCGGCACGGGGATCCTGCTGAGCCACGGCTTCACCGGGTCGCCCCGCTCGATGCGCCCGTTCGCGGAGCATCTCGCCGCCGAGGGCTACGGCGTCGCCGTACCGCGGCTGCCCGGTCACGGCACCGACTGGCGGGAGATGAACACGACCCGCTGGCAGGACTGGTACGCCGTCCTCGACAACGAACTCGAGCGGCTCCGCAAGGAGCACGACCAGGTCTTCGTGGCCGGCCTGTCGATGGGCGGTTGTCTCGTCCTGCGGCTCGCCGAGCAGCACGGCGCGGACATCTCCGGCGTCATCCTGGTGAACCCGTCGGTCCGCACCGACGACAAGCGACTCGTCCTGCTGCCGGCCCTCCAGCGGCTGGTCCCCTCCTTCCCAGGCATCTCGAACGACATCAAGAAGCCCGGCGTCGACGAGGGCGCGTACGACCGGATGCCGCTCAAGGCCCTGTACTCCCTGTCGCAGCTGTGGCGGGTGACCCGCGACGATCTGGCGAAAGTCACTCAGCCGGTGCTGTTGTTCCGCAGTACTGTCGATCATGTCGTGGAGCCGAGTTCCGGACGGGCGATCCTGTCGGCGATCTCGTCCCGCGACGTGACCGAGACCCTGCTCGAGGACAGCTATCACGTGGCCACTCTGGACAACGACGCACCGCGGATCTTCGCGGACACTTCCGCCTTCATCAGTCGGCTGACTGCCGCCAGGCCGGCCGCTGATGCGTGA